CACTCCAGCACCCGGGCCAGCGCGAAGCCGTCGTAGCCCTTGGCGCCGACCGTCTGGATCGCCGTGCCGCTCAGCCGCGGATGGGTGGCGATCAGCTCGATCGCGGCGCGCGTGCCCACCACGTCGGGCTCGGTGCTGTCCGCGTCGGTGACCCGGCCGCCGCGCACCACGTTGTCCAGGACGATCAGGCTGCCGGTGCGGGTGAGCCGCAGCGCCCACTCCACGTAGTGCGCGTTGTTGGCCTTGTCGGCGTCGATGAAGACCAGGTCGAACGGGGCCGGGTTCTCGTCGGCGAGCTTGGGCAGCGACTCCAGGGCGGGGCCCACCCGCACCTCGGCGATCCGGTCCAGGCCGGCCCTGGCGATGTTGCGGGTCGCCACCTCGGCGTGCTTGGCGCTGTACTCGAGGGACACGAGCCTGCCGTCCTCCGGCAGGGCGCGGGCCAGCCAGATCGTGCTGTACCCGCCGAGCGTGCCGATCTCCAGGATGTGCCGTGCGCCCTGCACCTGGGCGAGCAGCTGGAGCAGCTTGCCCTGTGCCGCCGTGACGGCGATGTGCGGCAGCCCGGCCGCGTCGTTCTCCCGCAGGGCCGCCCGCAGCGCCTCGTCGTCGGGCGCGAGGCGGCTGGTGAAGTAGTCGTCGACGTCGTCCCAGAGCTGGGAGTCGCTCATGGTCCTGCTGCCTTTCCCGAGTGCCTGCGCTTCCCCGACATCGTCTCAGCCGAGGGGCACGCACGGGGTGATCACCGGCGGACTCGCCGCCCACGGGGTCGGTTCCGGCCAGGGGCGCGGGCCGGGGGCTTCGCCCGCCGGCGCCGGCCGGACGCCTCCCCGTGACCCCTGCGGCGCCTACCGCCGCTCCACCGCCGGCGCGGAACCCGGCAGCGGCCGGCCCGCCGACTCCGACATGCGCCACACCGCGAAACCACCGATCACCGCCGCGGCCATCATGTAGTACGCGGGCATCATCATGTTCCCCGTCGCCCCGATCAGCGCGGTCACGACCAGCGGCGTCGTCCCGCCGAACAGGGACACCGACACGTTGAACCCGATGGACAGGGACCCGTACCGCACCCGCGTGGGGAAGAGAGCGGGCAGCGCGGCCGGCATGGCGGCCGTGAAGCAGACCAGCAGCAGGCCCAGCGCCCCCATGCCCAGCCCGACGGCGAGCAGACTGCCCTGGCGGATCAGCAGCAGGGCGGGGACGGACAGGAACAGGAAGCCCGCGCAGCCCGCCGCGATCACCGGGCGGCGGCCGATCCGGTCGGTCAGCGCGCCGGCGAACGGCTGGACGATCATCATCAGCGCCATCACGCCCAGCACGACCAGCAGCCCGTGCGTCTCGTCGTACTTCAGCTCGCTCGTGAGGTAGCTCGGCATGTACGACAGCAGCATGTAGTCGGTGACGTTGAAGACCAGTACCAGGCCCATGCACAGCAGCAGCGCCTTCCACTGGCCCGCGACCATCTCGCGCAGCGGCACCTTCGGCCGGGCGGCCTCCGCCTTCCCGGCCTCGGCGGCGAAGGCGGGGGTCTCCTCGAGTCGCATCCGCAGGTACAGGCCGATGACGCCCATCGGGCCCGCGATCAGGAACGGGACCCGCCAGCCCCAGGTCAGCAGGTCGTGCGAGGACAGCAGCGCCGTCATCAGGGTCACCAGGCCCGCGCCGCCGATGTAACCGGCCAGCGTGCCGAACTCCAGCCAGCTGCCGAAGAAGCCCCGCTTCCTGTCGGGGGCGTACTCGGCGATGAAGGTCGAGGCGCCCGCGTACTCACCGCCGGTGGAGAAGCCCTGTACCAGCCGGGCGGCGAGCAGCAGCAGCGGCGCGCCGACGCCGATCGAGGCGTACGACGGGATCAGGCCGATCGCGAACGTGCCCGCCGCCATCATGATCATGGTGAGGGCGAGCACCTTCTGCCGGCCCACGCGGTCGCCCAGCGGACCGAAGACCATGCCGCCGAGCGGACGCACAAGGAAGGCCGCCGCGAACGCGCCGAAGGTCGACAGCAACTGCGCGGTCGGGTTGCCGGACGGGAAGAAGACCCTGCCCAGCGTGACGGCGATGTAGCTGTAGACACCGAAGTCGAACCACTCCATCGCGTTGCCGAGCGCGGCCGCCTTCACGGCGCGCTTGACCAGGGCGGGGTCGGTGACGGTGACGTCGCGGGCCTTCGTGGCCCGCCGGGTCTTCAGGGACGGGGTGACGGCTGTGACGGTCGCCAAAACGGGGCTCGCCTACCTTTCGTCGGGGACAGGGCGCGGTCCGTGCGGCGACGCTGCCGGGAAACGGGCCGAAAAAAGACCATAGGCGGTGTTCGGCCCCTTACGTGCCGTACGCGCTTAGTTGCCCAGTGCACCTAAAGGGCGCGTACGCAGGTACGTCTGCCCGTCCACGACCAGCCGATCCCGCCGGACGCTGTGATCCTTGTCGCGCCCCGGCGGGGCAACCGTCCGGGCCCCCGACTATCGTCTTCCGGACAAAAGGAGAACGGACGTCAGGTGAAGTCGCGGTAACCTGCGTCCTTCTCCGGGGGACCAGGACCCTCATAGGGTTCTGAGCAGCATCCGGCGTGCCCGGCGCCGGGACGACGGGGCGGGAGGCCGACGAGGCGTGGCGAACGTGGAGCACAGCGGGCGACCGGCGGACACCCTCGGCAGGGCACCGGCCGGTGCGCGGCTGCGCGCGGCGCGGCTCGCCCTGTGGGCGGTGGCCGCCATCCTCGCGGTACGGCAGCTGACCGTGGTCCTCACCACGCCGAGCGGCGAGCGGCTGACCGATCTGGAGACCTGGGTCGGCCCGCACGGCGTCCTGCACGTGAAGGGCTCGCTCTACGACTCGACCCGGTTCACCGGCACCCCCTTCGCCGGCCTGGTCCTCAAACCCCTCACCCGGTCCGCGCAGGCCGCCCTCGGCTGGGGCTGGACCTTCGGCACCCTTCTGCTGGTCGTCGCCCTCGGCCTGGTGGCCGCCCGCGCGCTGCCCCAGCCGGTCGGCCGCCGCACCTCCCTGCTGGCCGCGCCCGTCGCGATCAGCCTGCTCATGCTGTCGCTGCCGGTGCGCAACGCCCTGTGGCTCGGCCAGACCAGCATCATCCCGGTGCTGCTCGTCCTGCTCGGCTGCTTCGCCGTACGCGGAGAGCGGGGCAGCGGGGTGTGCATCGGCCTGGCCGCCGCGCTGCAGCCGGCCATGCTGCTGTTCGCCCCGCTGCTGTGGTTCACCGGCCGCCGCCGGGCCACCGCCGCCACCGCCGTCACCTTCACCGCCTGCGCCGCGCTCGCCTGGGCGGCGCTGCCGCACGACTCGTACACGTACTGGGTGCACCACATGGCCGGGGTGGGCCTCGGTGGCAAGGCCGACGCCCTCGGCAACCAGTCCCTGCACGGCGCCCTGCTCCGCCTGGGCCTGACCGGCCCCCTGGAGATCGGGCTCTTCCTCTCCCTGGGCGCCGTCGTCGCCGCCCTCGCCCTGCGCCGCGCCGTCCACTACGCCCACGACGGCCAGTTGCTGCTCGCCGTGGCGATCACCGGCTGCGCCGCCGTCGCCGTGTCCCCGACCGCCTGGCAGCACCAGCTGCTGTGGGTGCTGCTCGCCATGGCCGGCCGGGTCGGCACACGCGCCTCCGACCGCTATGTCTGGCCGGTCGCGATGGTCCTGGTGACGACCCTGCCGGCGAAGATGATGCTGCCGAACATGGCGGTGATGCACCCGCTGCGCGACAACCTCGTCCTGATCGCCGCGCTGGCCGCCGCCACGGCCGTACCGTTCCTGTCCCGGACGTCCCCCACCTACCAGCGGCCCGTCCCGGCCGAGTACGCGCCGGCGGTCCCGGCCCGCTTCCGCCACGTCCCCCTGCTGCCCGTCCTGCGCAGGGTCCTCACCCGCCCCAACCTCCTGCTGGAGCTGCTGCTGATCCGGGTGGTGTACGCCGCCTACTCCCAGGTCCGGCTCGCCGCGACCGGCGGCACCATCTCCGGCGGCCGGGCGCGCGCCGAGCACCACGGGCACATGGTGCTGGACGCCGAGCGGTTCCTGCACATCGACATCGAGCACTGGGCCAACCACGCGGTGGTGCGGACCGGCTGGCTGCGGGACTTCTTCGACTTCTACTACGAGTCCTTCCACTTCGTGGTCCCGCTGACGGTCCTCGGCATCCTCTACTGGCGCCGCCCCGTCGACTACCGCTGGGCCCGCGCCTCCCTGGGCTTCGCCACCTTCCTCGCCCTGATCGGCTTCTGGCTGTTCCCCCTGGCCCCGCCGCGCCTGATGCCGACCCTCGGCATCATCGACACCGTCCACGGCGCGCAGAACTTCGCCAAGCCGGACTACGGCACGCTGACGGCCCTGACCAACCAGTACGCGGCGATGCCCTCGCTGCACTTCGGCTGGGCCCTGTGGTGCGGTGTCGTCATCGCGGTCATCGCCCCGAAGTGGTGGATGAAGGCCCTCGGCCTCCTGCACCCCCTCTTCACCGTCTCGGCGATCATCGCCACCGGCAACCACTGGGTGCTGGACGCGGTCGGCGGCGCGGTGGTGGTCTCGGCGGGCTTCGGGCTGTCGTACGTGTTCCAGGGCCCGCGAGCCCGTCTCGGCACGGCGACGGCGGCCCGCGAGGAGTCCGAGGCCCCGCTCGCCGTGCCGGAAGGGCAGCGCTGACCGGGCGCGGCGCCCCGCCCACGCTCGACCTCGGCGAGCCGCCCCTCGTGAGACCGGCCCGCCACGGCCGCCGAGTGATCCTCCCGGCGCTCACTCGCGGCCCGAGGCCAGGAGCGCAAGCGTGCCCGAAGCCGCCGCCGCGATGAGCAGGGGGATGCCCAGGCCGTGGTGGAGGACCAGCCACGCGCCCAGGCAGGCGCCGGCGAGCAGGGCGAGGACCGAGGCCGTGCGGCGCGGAGAGCGGTGGCCGGTGGCGTCGCCGACGCGGGACTCGGAGGCCAGACCGGTCAGGGTCATGGTCAGGACGGTGGTGGTGAGGTCGGCGACGCGCAGCTTGCGGACGGTGGCGTTGCGCAGGCCCATCGCGTAGCCGGTGAGGGCGATCAGGGCGTACACCGTCGCGGTGGCGTGCGGCCAGGCGAAGGCGACCGCCGCCGACAGGGCCACGAGTACGGCCTCCGTGGTGAGGGTGAGGCGGGTCCACGTGCGGCGCGAACTCCGGCCGACGCGGGCCGCGAGCCGGCCGCCGGTCACCGCGCCGAGCAGGAAGCAGGCGAGCGAGGTCGCCGTGTGGGGCACGGAGAAGCCGGGCGCGCCGGCCGCCGCGAAGCCCAGGACGACCACGTTGCCGGTCATGTTGGCGGTGAAGACGCGGCCGAGCCCCAGATAGCTCACGGCGTCGATGAGTCCGCTGACCATGGTGAGGACCAGCAGGACGGACACCAGGCGCAGCCCGCGCGCCTCCGGGTCGTACGGCTCGTCCGGCGATGTGTCATCCGCTGCGCTCACCGCCCCAGTCGACCACGCGGGGACGCGGAAACGCCGAAGGCGGCGGCCCGGGGATCGGGGGCCGCCGCCTTCGGCGGCTGTGGACGGCTCAGTACCAGCCGTTGGCCTGCCAGAAGTTCCAGGCCTTCACGGGGCTGCCGTAGCGGGAGTTCATGTAGTCCAGGCCCCACTTGATCTGGGTGGCCGGGTTGGTCTTCCAGTCGCTGCCGGCGGAAGCCATCTTCGAGCCCGGCAGGGCCTGGACCAGGCCGTAGGCGCCGGACGAGGAGTTGGTCGCGGTCGGATTCCAGCCGCTCTCATGCGAGACGATCTTGCTGAACGCGTTGAACTGCGCGGCGTCCGGGATCATCTTGTGCGCGATCGCCTGGGCGGAGGAGGCCGATGCGGGGGCCGCGGCCTGGGCGGGCGCCGCGGACAGAGCCATACCGGCGGTGGCGGCGGCCACGGCGGCGGTGGTGAGGGCCTTCTTCGGGGAAGCGATGCGGCGGATGAAGGAGACGGACACGGAGTACCTCTTGCGTCGGGGACAGGGGATCGCCCGCATGGGGTGGGCCACGCGCTGTGACCTTCATGCGTCGGCGCCCGGCCCGTAGGGGCTCGTGGCGCCTGGCGACGTCGTCCAGAGAAGCAGCCCGAAAAGCCGTCCGCAATGACCCCTTTTACTAGTTGTGGCCGGATGGGGCGGAATCGCCGAGTGTGTGACGCGGGTCGCAAACCGCAGGTCAGCAGGGGTGCCCAAAAGGATGTATCGGACATTCAGGACTACGGCCCGGCGTCGTAGGTGACCTGCGTCATGTGGGGCGCTTCACCGTCTCGCTTCCGGTGGGTGAAGCCGTCGATCCGCTGGGTGAGCGCTCCGGGCCGTCGAATGTGACCGCGGTCTCGAAGGCGGCGCGCCGGGTGGCCCGGCGCAGCGCGCGCAGCACCGCCGGGCCGAGAGCGAGGGTCAGCAGCACGGTGCACAGGGCCCGGCCCAGGTCCCAGCCGAGCGACGTGGCCAGGCAATAGGCGGTGAAGCGGGCCAGGTTGGCGGCCACGGAGGCGTGGGCGTCGAAGGAGATGTCCGAGGCGGCGCCGCCCATGAAGGGCCAGCCGGCCAGATTCATGACGGTGCCGTAGGCGAAGGCGGCGAGGAAGCCGTAGACCGCCAGGAGCACCAGTTCCGCACGGCCGCGCAGCCGGACCGCGCCCGGCAGCAGCCCGGCACCCATCGTGAACCAGCCCATCGCCAGCATCTGGAACGGCAGCCACGGCCCGACCCCGCCCGTGAGCAGGGCGGACGCGAACATCGTCACCGAGCCCAGCGTGAAGCCGAAGCCGGGGCCCAGCACGCGTCCGCTGAGCACCATCAGGAAGAACATCGGCTCGATCCCGGCCGTACCCGCGCCGACCGGCCGCAGCGCGGCGCCCGTCGCGGCCAGCACGCCCAGCATCGCCACGGCTTTCGGCCCCAGATCCGACTCCGAGATCGTGGCGGCCACCACCGCGACCAGGAGGGCCAGGAGGCCCGCGAAGAGCCAGGGCGCGTCCTGGGCGTGGGCGCTCAGCCGGGACTCCGGCGGAGTGAGAAAGGGCCACCCGAACGCGACCACCCCGACGGCCCCGGCCAGCACGAGCGCGGCGAGCGAACGCGGGCCGAGGCGGACGGCGTGCAGCCGGGCGGGGCGGACAGGGCCGATGCGGCTCTTCGGGCTCATGCCAGGGCCTCGCGGACCTCGGTCACCGTGAGCCACTGCTGCGGAGCGAGGATCTTCGTCACCTGCGGGGCGAAGGACGGCGAGGAGACGACGATCTGCGCCGTCGGACCGTCGGCGATGACCTCCCCCTCCGCCAGCAGCACCACCCGGTGCGCGATCTCGGCCGCCAGCTCCACGTCGTGCGTGGCCAGCACGATCGCATGGCCCTCGGCGGCGAGGGCGCGCAGGACGGCCACCAGGCGGGCCTTGGCCGCGTAGTCCAGGCCGCGGGTCGGCTCGTCGAGCAGCAGCAGGGGCGGGCGGGCGGTCAGCACGACGGCCAGCGCCAGCGCCAGGCGCTGCCCCTCGGACAGGTCGCGGGGGTGGGTGCCGTCCGTGATCCCCGGCAGCAGCTCCGACACCAGCGCCCGGCAGGTACCGGGCTCCGCGCCCGCGTCCCGGTCGGCCGCCGCGCACTCGTCGGCGACCGTGTCGGCGTAGAGGAGGTCCCGGGGCTCCTGGGGGACCAGGCCGACGCGGCGCACCAGATCGGGCGGCGCCGTGCGGTGGGGTACGGCGCCTGCGACGGTGACGGTGCCGGTGGTGGGCGCGAGCAGTCCGGCCAGGGAG
This genomic interval from Streptomyces sp. NBC_00557 contains the following:
- a CDS encoding O-methyltransferase; protein product: MSDSQLWDDVDDYFTSRLAPDDEALRAALRENDAAGLPHIAVTAAQGKLLQLLAQVQGARHILEIGTLGGYSTIWLARALPEDGRLVSLEYSAKHAEVATRNIARAGLDRIAEVRVGPALESLPKLADENPAPFDLVFIDADKANNAHYVEWALRLTRTGSLIVLDNVVRGGRVTDADSTEPDVVGTRAAIELIATHPRLSGTAIQTVGAKGYDGFALARVLE
- the proP gene encoding glycine betaine/L-proline transporter ProP, with the translated sequence MATVTAVTPSLKTRRATKARDVTVTDPALVKRAVKAAALGNAMEWFDFGVYSYIAVTLGRVFFPSGNPTAQLLSTFGAFAAAFLVRPLGGMVFGPLGDRVGRQKVLALTMIMMAAGTFAIGLIPSYASIGVGAPLLLLAARLVQGFSTGGEYAGASTFIAEYAPDRKRGFFGSWLEFGTLAGYIGGAGLVTLMTALLSSHDLLTWGWRVPFLIAGPMGVIGLYLRMRLEETPAFAAEAGKAEAARPKVPLREMVAGQWKALLLCMGLVLVFNVTDYMLLSYMPSYLTSELKYDETHGLLVVLGVMALMMIVQPFAGALTDRIGRRPVIAAGCAGFLFLSVPALLLIRQGSLLAVGLGMGALGLLLVCFTAAMPAALPALFPTRVRYGSLSIGFNVSVSLFGGTTPLVVTALIGATGNMMMPAYYMMAAAVIGGFAVWRMSESAGRPLPGSAPAVERR
- a CDS encoding bifunctional glycosyltransferase 87/phosphatase PAP2 family protein, whose protein sequence is MANVEHSGRPADTLGRAPAGARLRAARLALWAVAAILAVRQLTVVLTTPSGERLTDLETWVGPHGVLHVKGSLYDSTRFTGTPFAGLVLKPLTRSAQAALGWGWTFGTLLLVVALGLVAARALPQPVGRRTSLLAAPVAISLLMLSLPVRNALWLGQTSIIPVLLVLLGCFAVRGERGSGVCIGLAAALQPAMLLFAPLLWFTGRRRATAATAVTFTACAALAWAALPHDSYTYWVHHMAGVGLGGKADALGNQSLHGALLRLGLTGPLEIGLFLSLGAVVAALALRRAVHYAHDGQLLLAVAITGCAAVAVSPTAWQHQLLWVLLAMAGRVGTRASDRYVWPVAMVLVTTLPAKMMLPNMAVMHPLRDNLVLIAALAAATAVPFLSRTSPTYQRPVPAEYAPAVPARFRHVPLLPVLRRVLTRPNLLLELLLIRVVYAAYSQVRLAATGGTISGGRARAEHHGHMVLDAERFLHIDIEHWANHAVVRTGWLRDFFDFYYESFHFVVPLTVLGILYWRRPVDYRWARASLGFATFLALIGFWLFPLAPPRLMPTLGIIDTVHGAQNFAKPDYGTLTALTNQYAAMPSLHFGWALWCGVVIAVIAPKWWMKALGLLHPLFTVSAIIATGNHWVLDAVGGAVVVSAGFGLSYVFQGPRARLGTATAAREESEAPLAVPEGQR
- a CDS encoding YoaK family protein, with protein sequence MSAADDTSPDEPYDPEARGLRLVSVLLVLTMVSGLIDAVSYLGLGRVFTANMTGNVVVLGFAAAGAPGFSVPHTATSLACFLLGAVTGGRLAARVGRSSRRTWTRLTLTTEAVLVALSAAVAFAWPHATATVYALIALTGYAMGLRNATVRKLRVADLTTTVLTMTLTGLASESRVGDATGHRSPRRTASVLALLAGACLGAWLVLHHGLGIPLLIAAAASGTLALLASGRE
- a CDS encoding transglycosylase SLT domain-containing protein, with translation MSVSFIRRIASPKKALTTAAVAAATAGMALSAAPAQAAAPASASSAQAIAHKMIPDAAQFNAFSKIVSHESGWNPTATNSSSGAYGLVQALPGSKMASAGSDWKTNPATQIKWGLDYMNSRYGSPVKAWNFWQANGWY
- a CDS encoding ECF transporter S component, which gives rise to MSPKSRIGPVRPARLHAVRLGPRSLAALVLAGAVGVVAFGWPFLTPPESRLSAHAQDAPWLFAGLLALLVAVVAATISESDLGPKAVAMLGVLAATGAALRPVGAGTAGIEPMFFLMVLSGRVLGPGFGFTLGSVTMFASALLTGGVGPWLPFQMLAMGWFTMGAGLLPGAVRLRGRAELVLLAVYGFLAAFAYGTVMNLAGWPFMGGAASDISFDAHASVAANLARFTAYCLATSLGWDLGRALCTVLLTLALGPAVLRALRRATRRAAFETAVTFDGPERSPSGSTASPTGSETVKRPT